A stretch of Candidatus Methylomirabilota bacterium DNA encodes these proteins:
- a CDS encoding NAD-dependent deacylase, with amino-acid sequence MITTVRRWIEGARRIVALTGAGISTDSGIPDFRGPQGLWTKNPEAEKMATFQHYVADPEVRRRAWQNRLESPAWTAAPNPGHHALVALERRGKLATLITQNVDGLHQRAGSSPAVVIEIHGTMREVVCLSCDERAPTERALARVRAGEADPPCRSCGGILKTATVSFGQPLVQADLLRAQAAAQGCDVMLAVGTKLSVWPIAGVVPVAKEAGARVVIVNADPTEMDQLADAVLAGPISELLPRLV; translated from the coding sequence CTGATCACCACCGTGCGGCGCTGGATCGAGGGCGCCCGGCGGATCGTCGCGCTCACCGGGGCGGGCATCTCCACCGACTCGGGGATCCCGGACTTCCGCGGGCCGCAGGGCCTGTGGACGAAGAACCCGGAGGCCGAGAAGATGGCGACGTTCCAGCACTACGTCGCCGATCCGGAGGTCCGCCGGCGGGCGTGGCAGAACCGCCTGGAGTCGCCGGCGTGGACGGCCGCACCGAATCCGGGCCACCACGCCCTGGTCGCGCTGGAGCGGCGTGGCAAGCTCGCCACGCTCATCACCCAGAACGTCGACGGCCTGCACCAGCGAGCGGGATCCTCGCCGGCCGTGGTGATCGAGATCCACGGCACGATGCGCGAGGTGGTGTGCCTGTCGTGCGACGAGCGGGCGCCGACCGAGCGCGCGCTGGCCCGCGTGCGCGCCGGCGAGGCGGACCCGCCCTGCCGATCCTGCGGCGGCATCCTCAAGACGGCCACGGTGTCGTTCGGCCAGCCCCTGGTCCAGGCGGACCTGCTGCGGGCTCAGGCGGCGGCGCAGGGCTGCGACGTGATGCTCGCGGTGGGCACGAAGCTCTCGGTCTGGCCGATCGCCGGCGTGGTGCCGGTAGCCAAGGAAGCCGGGGCCCGCGTGGTGATCGTGAACGCCGATCCCACCGAGATGGACCAGCTCGCCGACGCCGTGCTGGCCGGGCCGATCAGCGAGCTGCTGCCGCGCCTGGTCTGA
- a CDS encoding pyridoxine 5'-phosphate oxidase C-terminal domain-containing protein, with translation MAADPIAEIASERERARAAADPLTDVCMLATAGRQGAPGVRPLVLRDIGPDGLGLLISATSPKWEPLRSGRYECLLLWTTIRRQYRIRGGLAPMPEALVERYWREKVHESRLLDLYYDRVQPQSSRVASRDAFLAGIEALRREHPTPDAVPRTPLLHGVYLVPFHVEAWHGSPDRLHARRRYTRTATGWREEVLVP, from the coding sequence GTGGCTGCCGACCCGATCGCCGAGATCGCCAGCGAGCGCGAGCGAGCGCGCGCAGCCGCCGATCCCCTCACAGACGTCTGCATGTTGGCCACCGCGGGGCGGCAGGGCGCCCCCGGGGTGCGCCCTCTCGTGCTGCGAGACATCGGGCCCGACGGGCTCGGGCTGCTCATCAGCGCCACCAGTCCCAAGTGGGAGCCGCTCCGGAGCGGGCGCTACGAGTGCCTGCTGCTGTGGACGACCATCCGGCGGCAGTACCGGATCCGCGGGGGCCTCGCGCCCATGCCGGAGGCCCTCGTCGAGCGCTACTGGCGGGAGAAGGTCCACGAGTCACGGTTGCTGGACCTCTACTACGATCGCGTCCAGCCTCAGAGCAGCCGCGTGGCCTCCCGCGACGCCTTCCTGGCCGGGATCGAGGCCTTGCGCCGCGAGCACCCCACCCCCGACGCCGTGCCGCGCACGCCACTGCTGCACGGGGTGTACCTGGTTCCCTTCCACGTGGAGGCGTGGCACGGCTCGCCCGACCGCCTGCACGCCAGGCGTCGCTACACCCGCACGGCCACCGGCTGGCGCGAGGAAGTGCTGGTGCCGTGA
- a CDS encoding UDP-N-acetylmuramate dehydrogenase, producing MTIRPRNDVPLAPYCTLGVGGPARYFVEGRDEATIQAALAWARRRGLPLRVIGGGSNLLVADEGVEGLVVRIVSRGVVARRRGPHVVVTAAAGEPWDPLVGRAVERGWAGLECLSGIPGSVGATPIQNVGAYGQEVGDTVIHVRVLDTRDGRVRTMGHHDCRFAYRDSIFKSGEPERWVVLAVQYRLRPGGAPTVRYAELERHLADRGITGPSLADVRASVLDIRRSKSMVIEAGDENRRSCGSFFTNPIVTAAEAAKVQALAGDAAMPQWPQADGRLKLAAGWLVERAGFARGQREGPVGISTRHALAIVAHEGATARDVAHFARRVQATVAERFGVRLVPEPVFWGL from the coding sequence GTGACGATCCGGCCCCGCAACGACGTGCCGCTGGCCCCCTACTGCACGCTGGGTGTCGGCGGGCCCGCCCGCTACTTCGTCGAGGGCCGTGACGAGGCGACGATCCAGGCGGCGCTGGCCTGGGCGCGCCGTCGGGGCCTGCCCTTGCGCGTGATCGGCGGAGGCTCCAACCTGCTCGTCGCCGACGAGGGCGTGGAGGGGCTGGTCGTCCGGATCGTCTCGCGCGGCGTGGTGGCCCGCCGGCGCGGCCCTCACGTCGTGGTGACGGCGGCCGCGGGCGAGCCCTGGGATCCGCTGGTCGGCCGCGCCGTCGAGCGCGGCTGGGCGGGGCTCGAGTGCCTCAGCGGGATCCCCGGCTCGGTCGGGGCCACCCCCATCCAGAACGTCGGCGCCTACGGCCAGGAGGTCGGCGACACGGTCATCCACGTGCGGGTGCTCGACACGCGCGACGGCCGGGTGCGCACCATGGGCCATCACGACTGTCGCTTCGCGTACCGCGACAGCATCTTCAAGAGCGGCGAGCCCGAGCGCTGGGTGGTGCTGGCGGTGCAGTACCGGCTGCGGCCGGGGGGCGCGCCGACCGTCCGCTACGCCGAGCTCGAGCGCCACCTGGCCGATCGTGGCATCACCGGCCCATCGCTGGCCGACGTGCGGGCCAGCGTCCTCGACATTCGGCGCTCCAAATCCATGGTCATCGAGGCCGGCGACGAGAACCGCCGCTCCTGCGGCTCGTTCTTCACGAACCCGATCGTGACCGCGGCCGAGGCGGCCAAGGTGCAGGCCCTCGCCGGCGACGCCGCGATGCCGCAGTGGCCGCAGGCCGACGGCCGCCTCAAGCTCGCCGCCGGCTGGCTGGTCGAGCGCGCCGGCTTCGCGCGGGGCCAGCGGGAGGGCCCGGTCGGGATCTCCACGCGGCACGCCCTGGCGATCGTGGCCCACGAGGGCGCGACGGCCCGCGACGTCGCGCATTTCGCCCGGCGGGTGCAGGCCACGGTGGCCGAGCGGTTCGGCGTGCGCCTGGTGCCCGAGCCCGTGTTCTGGGGTTTATAA
- a CDS encoding 3-deoxy-7-phosphoheptulonate synthase: MPVRTRDLRVESIRPLLPPAILLEELAPDDAGSQAVSCARAEIARILGGDDDRLVVIVGPCSIHDPDAGRDYAARLRAVAEELVDELRIVMRVYFEKPRTTVGWKGLINDPHLDGSFAINEGLRLARRLLLDLVGMGLPTGCEFLDPITPQFMSDLVAWGAIGARTTESQVHRELASGMSMPIGFKNGTDGGVQIAIDAVRSAAHPHRFIGVTEQGLAGIVSTRGNPDCHIILRGGQSGPNYDTMSVQKTLVALRDAGLPPRLMIDTSHGNSEKDHRRQPLVARDVAAQVAQGEPGIIGLMMESFLADGRQNLVDRAQLVYGQSITDACMGWETTVPVLRELADAVRQRRGARKG, encoded by the coding sequence ATGCCCGTCCGGACCCGCGACCTGCGTGTGGAGAGCATCCGCCCGCTCCTGCCGCCCGCCATCCTGCTGGAGGAGCTGGCGCCGGACGACGCCGGCTCGCAGGCGGTGTCATGCGCGCGCGCAGAGATCGCCCGCATCCTGGGCGGCGACGATGACCGGCTGGTCGTCATCGTGGGGCCCTGCTCGATCCACGATCCCGACGCCGGCCGGGACTACGCCGCCCGCTTGCGCGCCGTGGCCGAGGAGCTCGTCGACGAGCTCAGGATCGTCATGCGGGTGTACTTCGAGAAGCCCCGGACCACGGTCGGCTGGAAGGGCCTCATCAACGACCCCCACCTCGACGGCAGCTTCGCGATCAACGAGGGCCTGCGCCTGGCGCGCCGGCTGCTGCTGGACCTGGTGGGGATGGGCCTGCCCACCGGCTGCGAGTTCCTCGATCCGATCACCCCTCAGTTCATGTCCGATCTCGTGGCCTGGGGGGCCATCGGGGCCCGCACTACGGAGAGCCAGGTGCATCGCGAGCTGGCCTCCGGCATGTCGATGCCGATCGGCTTCAAGAACGGCACCGACGGCGGCGTGCAGATCGCGATCGACGCCGTCCGGTCGGCGGCCCACCCCCACCGCTTCATCGGCGTCACCGAGCAGGGCCTGGCCGGCATCGTCTCCACCCGGGGCAACCCCGACTGCCACATCATCCTGCGTGGCGGGCAGAGCGGCCCCAACTACGACACCATGAGTGTCCAGAAGACGCTCGTCGCCCTGCGCGATGCCGGCCTGCCGCCCCGGCTCATGATCGACACCAGCCACGGCAACAGCGAGAAGGACCATCGCCGGCAGCCCCTGGTCGCCCGCGACGTCGCCGCGCAGGTGGCTCAGGGCGAGCCCGGCATCATCGGTCTCATGATGGAGAGCTTCCTGGCGGATGGGCGCCAGAACCTCGTGGACCGGGCCCAGCTCGTCTACGGCCAGTCGATCACCGACGCGTGCATGGGCTGGGAGACGACCGTACCGGTGCTCCGCGAGCTGGCCGACGCCGTCCGCCAGCGGCGCGGCGCGCGCAAGGGCTAA
- a CDS encoding HNH endonuclease signature motif containing protein, giving the protein MPPALRRALLHRDRGCRFPGCGVRFGQGHHIRPWAQGGPTTLSNLTLLCRRHHRAVHEEGFQVHRQPDGTLRFRWPDGRLLPEIPSPAAVPTDPAHALRSGHAAQGLNIHPRTSCPGWLGERLDVGWAIDVLHPRALGESPSPPGSAEQAD; this is encoded by the coding sequence ATCCCGCCGGCGTTACGCAGGGCGCTCCTGCATCGGGACCGCGGTTGCCGCTTCCCGGGCTGCGGCGTCCGCTTCGGGCAGGGCCATCACATCCGTCCTTGGGCTCAAGGCGGCCCCACCACGCTCTCGAACCTCACACTCCTCTGTCGCCGGCACCACCGGGCGGTCCACGAGGAGGGCTTCCAGGTCCATCGACAGCCCGACGGTACGCTTCGGTTCCGGTGGCCGGACGGCCGGCTTCTCCCCGAGATTCCATCGCCGGCCGCGGTGCCAACCGATCCGGCGCACGCCCTTCGCTCAGGCCACGCCGCGCAGGGCCTCAACATCCATCCGCGGACGTCGTGCCCCGGCTGGCTCGGCGAGCGGCTGGACGTGGGCTGGGCGATCGACGTCCTGCATCCACGCGCTCTCGGGGAGTCCCCGTCACCGCCTGGGTCCGCGGAGCAAGCTGACTAG